A genomic window from Antedon mediterranea chromosome 4, ecAntMedi1.1, whole genome shotgun sequence includes:
- the LOC140046870 gene encoding gamma-butyrobetaine dioxygenase-like, protein MMFRSSLLRVLRYSNTCSVFQQNCRERLQNKFRPLDNGLNRLYTSVRDNASAINQNVAGFKVDKSTDIISVQFSDNTETRYPFVWLRDNCRCSECHDKSSVHRIQLLENLDIDVHPIKTEMHIDGHSIIMQWSDDHKSEYPVNWLKDVKFPAALDLIDDMDVKYWGSEMTKEKMPRFSFHDVMSDESCLYSWLASLHTYGFSILDNLGDNDKNLFRLAEKVSYPRQTCYGEDFVVKSNPDPTNLAYTSYRLCLHTDLPFYKYEPGIQILHCIQSSEHGGSNEFADGFKVADDLRQKDPDIYDILSSVHINFVDEGKDEVANTPYVLSDWKPIIRLDEKGQIKQVNFNNHVRGVQMSVGPEDVKKVYHALATFNSALYQKDNFTSFKLKEGEAACFNNTRVLHGRSAFTVPPGSQNPRHLQGIYIDWDVIYARMRAIAADKKK, encoded by the exons ATGATGTTTCGGTCCAGTTTATTAAGAGTATTGAGATATTCAAATACATGTTCAGTATTTCAACAGAACTGTAGGGAAAGATTACAGAACAAATTCCGTCCACTTGACAATGGCCTGAATCGATTATACACATCAGTAAGAGATAATGCATCTGCGATCAACCAAAATGTTGCTGGATTCAAGGTCGATAAAAGCACAGACATTATTAGTGTTCAATTTTCAGACAATACAGAGACTCGTTATCCATTTGTCTGGTTAAGAGATAATTGTCGTTGCTCAGAATGCCACGACAAATCATCTGTGCACAGAATTCAGCTGCTGGAGAACCTTGACATTGATGTCCATCCAATAAAGACTGAGATGCACATTGATGGTCATTCGATTATTATGCAGTGGTCAGATGATCACAAGAGTGAATACCCTGTAAACTGGTTAAAAGATGTCAAATTCCCTGCTGCACTAGATTTGATTGATGACATGGATGTGAAATACTGGGGTTCAGAGATGACCAAAGAAAAGATGCCAAGATTTTCTTTTCATGATGTTATGTCAGACGAATCTTGTTTATATTCTTGGCTTGCCAGTCTCCATACGTACGGTTTCAGTATATTAGATAATTTGGGGGATAACGACAAGAACCTGTTCAGATTGGCAGAAAAAGTTTCATATCCACGACAGACATGTTATGG TGAAGATTTTGTGGTAAAATCAAACCCAGACCCAACCAACTTAGCATACACGTCATATAGACTTTGTCTTCACACAGATCTTCCATTTTATAAGTATGAACCTGGT ATTCAAATATTACATTGTATTCAAAGCAGTGAACATGGCGGATCAAACGAGTTTGCAGATGGCTTCAAAGTTGCTGACGACTTACGGCAAAAAGATCCAGACATTTATGACATTCTAAGCAGTGTCCATATTAATTTCGTTGATGAAGGAAAGGATGAAGTAGCAAACACACCCTATGTTTTATCTGATTGGAAACCCATTATTAG ATTAGATGAAAAAGGTCAAATTAAACAGGTCAATTTTAATAATCATGTGCGTGGTGTTCAAATGAGTGTAGGCCCTGAAGATGTGAAGAAGGTGTACCATGCATTGGCAACCTTCAATTCAGCTTTATACCAGAAAGATAACTTTACatcatttaaattaaaagaaG GTGAAGCTGCTTGTTTTAACAACACCCGGGTCCTCCACGGTCGGTCTGCTTTTACAGTTCCACCAGGAAGCCAAAATCCACGACACCTTCAAGGAATATACATTGACTGGGATGTAATTTATGCACGAATGAGAGCTATTGCTGCAGAcaaaaagaaatga
- the LOC140046867 gene encoding ethanolamine kinase 1-like isoform X2, protein MGPNKVDIPQIDITVRDGFEKEDCLKLMSVVRPNWTQGDIQFKIFTSGITNKLIGCYLGENKSNMVLVRIYGLKTEVIIDRESEIKTFQILFAADCGPELYAIFNNGLCYDYITGVTLTMQSVRDEQIAKLIAKELVRMHCIQPPEGAVPEPTLFKTLRKWQKSLPAKFDDPLKNEKYLKEYPSADILSKEIDLLEEVLTKQDNNNVVFTHHDLLLENVLFDKVKDKVSFIDYEYASYSYQAFDIANHFNEYAGIDEVDYNLYPGKEYQLKWLREYLTNWNKAKNIDGPITDGQLESFYATVNKFALIWYYTFR, encoded by the exons ATGGGTCCTAATAAAGTTGATATACCACAAATTGATATTACTGTTAGAGATGGATTTGAAAAAGAAGACTGCCTAAAATTAATGAGTGTTGTGCGACCCAACTGGACTCAAGGCGATATTCAATTTAAG ATATTTACATCGGGAATTACAAACAAGTTGATAGGATGCTACTTGGGTGAAAATAAGTCCAATATGGTACTTGTCCGCATTTATGGTTTGAAGACCGAAGTGATTATTGACCGTGAAAGCGAGattaaaacatttcaaattcTTTTTGCTGCCGATTGTGGTCCAGAACTGTACGCTATCTTCAACAATGGACTTTGTTATGATTACATCACTGGTGTGACGCTGACAATGCAAAGTGTTCGTGATGAACAGATAGCAAA GCTCATTGCAAAAGAATTGGTGCGAATGCATTGTATTCAGCCACCAGAGGGTGCTGTTCCAGAACCAACACTCTTCAAAACACTCAGAAAATGGCAAAAGTCACTTCCAGCCAAATTTGATGACCCTCTTAAAAATGAAAA ATATTTGAAAGAATATCCTAGTGCTGATATTCTGTCAAAAGAAATCGATTTGTTAGAAGAAGTGTTGACAAAACAAGACAATAACAACGTTGTTTTTACACATCATGATCTTCTACTTGAGAACGTTCTCTTCGATAAGGTCAAAG acAAAGTTTCATTCATTGACTATGAATATGCATCCTACAGCTACCAAGCTTTTGATATTGCTAACCATTTCAATGAATATGCCG GTATTGATGAAGTTGACTACAATCTCTATCCTGGAAAAGAGTATCAATTGAAATGGTTGAGAGAATATTTGACCAATTGGAACAAAGCGAAAAATATAGATGGACCAATCACAGATGGACAACTAGAAAGCTTTTATGCAACCGTTAATAAGTTTGCATTG ATATGGTATTATACGTTTAGATGA
- the LOC140046867 gene encoding ethanolamine kinase 1-like isoform X1: MGPNKVDIPQIDITVRDGFEKEDCLKLMSVVRPNWTQGDIQFKIFTSGITNKLIGCYLGENKSNMVLVRIYGLKTEVIIDRESEIKTFQILFAADCGPELYAIFNNGLCYDYITGVTLTMQSVRDEQIAKLIAKELVRMHCIQPPEGAVPEPTLFKTLRKWQKSLPAKFDDPLKNEKYLKEYPSADILSKEIDLLEEVLTKQDNNNVVFTHHDLLLENVLFDKVKDKVSFIDYEYASYSYQAFDIANHFNEYAGIDEVDYNLYPGKEYQLKWLREYLTNWNKAKNIDGPITDGQLESFYATVNKFALASHMFWGLWGIIQAYNSVIDFDFLQYGIIRLDEYYKKKGEFLAL, from the exons ATGGGTCCTAATAAAGTTGATATACCACAAATTGATATTACTGTTAGAGATGGATTTGAAAAAGAAGACTGCCTAAAATTAATGAGTGTTGTGCGACCCAACTGGACTCAAGGCGATATTCAATTTAAG ATATTTACATCGGGAATTACAAACAAGTTGATAGGATGCTACTTGGGTGAAAATAAGTCCAATATGGTACTTGTCCGCATTTATGGTTTGAAGACCGAAGTGATTATTGACCGTGAAAGCGAGattaaaacatttcaaattcTTTTTGCTGCCGATTGTGGTCCAGAACTGTACGCTATCTTCAACAATGGACTTTGTTATGATTACATCACTGGTGTGACGCTGACAATGCAAAGTGTTCGTGATGAACAGATAGCAAA GCTCATTGCAAAAGAATTGGTGCGAATGCATTGTATTCAGCCACCAGAGGGTGCTGTTCCAGAACCAACACTCTTCAAAACACTCAGAAAATGGCAAAAGTCACTTCCAGCCAAATTTGATGACCCTCTTAAAAATGAAAA ATATTTGAAAGAATATCCTAGTGCTGATATTCTGTCAAAAGAAATCGATTTGTTAGAAGAAGTGTTGACAAAACAAGACAATAACAACGTTGTTTTTACACATCATGATCTTCTACTTGAGAACGTTCTCTTCGATAAGGTCAAAG acAAAGTTTCATTCATTGACTATGAATATGCATCCTACAGCTACCAAGCTTTTGATATTGCTAACCATTTCAATGAATATGCCG GTATTGATGAAGTTGACTACAATCTCTATCCTGGAAAAGAGTATCAATTGAAATGGTTGAGAGAATATTTGACCAATTGGAACAAAGCGAAAAATATAGATGGACCAATCACAGATGGACAACTAGAAAGCTTTTATGCAACCGTTAATAAGTTTGCATTG GCTTCTCATATGTTTTGGGGACTATGGGGCATAATACAAGCTTACAACTCTGTCATCGATTTTGACTTTCTACA ATATGGTATTATACGTTTAGATGAATACTACAAGAAGAAGGGAGAATTTCTGGCTTTGTAA